One Cuculus canorus isolate bCucCan1 chromosome 1, bCucCan1.pri, whole genome shotgun sequence DNA segment encodes these proteins:
- the CLDN14 gene encoding claudin-14 — protein sequence MASSAVQLLGFSLSLLGLIGTLIATILPHWWRTAHVGTNIITAVAYIKGLWMECVWHSTGIYQCQVHRSQLALPRDLQAARAMMVISCVLSVLACVIAVIGMKCTQCAKGTSAKDSIAVSGGIVFILAGLFCLVPVSWTTNDVVTDFYNPVLPSGMKYEIGQALYLGFVSASLTILGGALLCTSSQCHGNETPYQTQPSSIRRIAPSYRPPTVYKGNHASSLTSASHSGYRLNDYV from the coding sequence ATGGCAAGCTCAGCTGTTCAGTTACTTGGCTTCTCTCTAAGCCTGCTCGGCCTAATTGGGACATTAATTGCTACTATTCTGCCACACTGGTGGCGAACGGCACATGTAGGCACCAATATTATAACAGCTGTGGCCTATATAAAAGGGCTTTGGATGGAGTGCGTCTGGCACAGCACCGGCATCTACCAGTGCCAAGTCCACCGCTCCCAGCTGGCGCTGCCCCGTGACCTCCAAGCCGCCCGTGCCATGATGGTAATTTCCTGCGTCCTTTCCGTGCTGGCATGTGTGATTGCTGTCATCGGTATGAAGTGTACACAGTGTGCCAAGGGGACTTCTGCCAAAGACTCCATTGCGGTCTCTGGGGGAATCGTTTTCATCCTGGCCGGTCTCTTTTGCCTGGTACCTGTTTCTTGGACCACTAACGATGTTGTTACAGATTTCTACAATCCCGTGCTTCCCAGTGGGATGAAGTATGAGATTGGTCAAGCTCTTTACCTTGGCTTTGTCTCCGCATCTTTGACTATCCTCGGTGGGGCTCTGCTGTGCACATCAAGCCAGTGTCATGGGAATGAGACACCTTACCAGACGCAGCCCAGCAGCATAAGAAGGATTGCTCCCTCCTATAGACCACCAACTGTCTACAAGGGAAACCATGCTTCTTCCCTGACATCTGCTTCCCATAGCGGCTACAGATTAAATGACTATGTGTGA